Proteins from a single region of Harpia harpyja isolate bHarHar1 chromosome 14, bHarHar1 primary haplotype, whole genome shotgun sequence:
- the LOC128150717 gene encoding E3 ubiquitin-protein ligase RBBP6-like isoform X1 gives MQLLFPAVETVVVMNAVNNFKNGTGYTKRLRQQIQQQQQQQPLLPPPPPPLLSGTPPAALVTAAEPSTSSSLFTSSSLEEKGYQDPVRRQPALASRLGPQGQSIPTTGHPARASTLCSAGGRPGWELEVFYRNSMYYDL, from the exons atgcagctgttattccctgctgtggaaacggTTGTTGTGATgaat gctgtgaacaacttcaaaaatggaactggctacacaaaaaggctccgtCAGCAgattcagcagcaacagcagcagcagccgctactgccaccgcctccaccaccactcctGAGTggtacacctcctgctgctctggtgactgccgctgaaccttctacatcttcctctctgttcaCCAGCAGTtcgttggaagagaag ggctatcaggatCCTGTGCGAAGGCAACcagcattagcaagtcgtctgggcccccaaggacaatcaatacccaccactg gtcatccagcgAGAGCCAGTACactttgctcagcaggtggcagaccaggctgggaactggaagtattctacagaaattcaatgtattacgacttgtaa
- the LOC128150717 gene encoding E3 ubiquitin-protein ligase RBBP6-like isoform X3, producing MQLLFPAVETVVVMNAVNNFKNGTGYTKRLRQQIQQQQQQQPLLPPPPPPLLSGTPPAALVTAAEPSTSSSLFTSSSLEEKGYQDPVRRQPALASRLGPQGQSIPTTGWSFLVN from the exons atgcagctgttattccctgctgtggaaacggTTGTTGTGATgaat gctgtgaacaacttcaaaaatggaactggctacacaaaaaggctccgtCAGCAgattcagcagcaacagcagcagcagccgctactgccaccgcctccaccaccactcctGAGTggtacacctcctgctgctctggtgactgccgctgaaccttctacatcttcctctctgttcaCCAGCAGTtcgttggaagagaag ggctatcaggatCCTGTGCGAAGGCAACcagcattagcaagtcgtctgggcccccaaggacaatcaatacccaccactg